Proteins from one Mycobacterium sp. SMC-2 genomic window:
- a CDS encoding PadR family transcriptional regulator, translated as MLELAILGLLIESPMHGYELRKRLTGLLGAFRAFSYGSLYPALRRMQAEGLIAEDAAPAGTPVRRARRVYQLTDEGRRRFGELVADTGPHNYTDDGFGVHLAFFNRTPAEARMRILEGRRRQVEERREGLREAVARASNSFDRYTRQLHQLGLESSEREVKWLNELIAAERAMPGLSEQT; from the coding sequence GTGCTCGAGCTCGCGATCCTGGGCCTCCTCATCGAATCGCCGATGCACGGTTACGAGTTGCGCAAACGGCTGACCGGCCTCCTCGGTGCGTTCCGTGCGTTCTCGTACGGCTCGCTGTACCCGGCCCTGCGGCGGATGCAGGCCGAAGGGTTGATCGCCGAGGATGCCGCGCCGGCCGGGACGCCGGTTCGGCGGGCCCGTCGGGTCTACCAGCTAACCGACGAAGGCCGCCGGCGCTTCGGCGAGCTGGTGGCCGATACCGGCCCGCACAACTACACCGACGACGGCTTCGGGGTGCACCTGGCGTTCTTCAACCGGACTCCGGCGGAGGCACGCATGCGCATCCTGGAAGGTCGCCGCCGTCAGGTCGAGGAGCGGCGGGAAGGCCTGCGTGAAGCCGTCGCGCGAGCCAGTAACTCGTTCGACCGCTATACCCGCCAACTTCACCAACTGGGCCTCGAGTCCAGCGAGCGTGAAGTGAAGTGGCTGAACGAGCTCATTGCGGCGGAGCGGGCGATGCCCGGCCTCTCCGAGCAGACGTAA
- a CDS encoding inositol-3-phosphate synthase — protein sequence MSDHQPPKAEEAQSEVRVAIVGVGNCASSLVQGVQYYLDADENSTVPGLMHVKFGRYHVRDVKFVAAFDVDAKKVGFDLSEAIFASENNTIKIADVPPTNVTVQRGPTLDGIGKYYADTIEVSDAEPVDVVKVLKENKVDVLVSYLPVGSEEADKFYAQCAIDAGVAFVNALPVFIASDPVWAKKFADAGVPIVGDDIKSQVGATITHRVMAKLFEDRGVQLDRTMQLNVGGNMDFLNMLERERLESKKISKTQAVTSNLQREFKTKDVHIGPSDHVGWLDDRKWAYVRLEGRAFGDVPLNLEYKLEVWDSPNSAGVIIDAVRAAKIAKDRGIGGPVIPASAYLMKSPPKQLPDDVARTQLEEFIIEG from the coding sequence ATGAGTGACCACCAGCCGCCGAAGGCGGAAGAGGCGCAGTCGGAGGTACGAGTCGCCATTGTCGGCGTCGGTAACTGCGCGTCTTCGCTGGTTCAGGGGGTGCAGTACTACCTCGACGCCGACGAGAACAGCACCGTGCCGGGCCTGATGCACGTGAAGTTCGGCCGCTACCACGTGCGCGACGTGAAGTTCGTCGCCGCGTTCGACGTGGACGCCAAGAAGGTCGGGTTCGACCTGTCGGAGGCGATCTTCGCGTCGGAGAACAACACCATCAAGATCGCCGACGTGCCGCCCACCAACGTGACGGTGCAGCGCGGCCCGACGCTCGACGGCATCGGCAAGTACTACGCGGACACCATCGAGGTGTCCGACGCCGAGCCGGTCGACGTGGTCAAGGTCCTCAAGGAGAACAAGGTCGACGTGCTGGTGTCCTACCTGCCCGTGGGCTCGGAAGAGGCCGACAAGTTCTACGCCCAGTGCGCCATCGACGCCGGCGTGGCCTTCGTCAACGCGCTGCCGGTGTTCATCGCCTCGGACCCGGTGTGGGCCAAGAAGTTCGCCGACGCGGGTGTGCCGATCGTGGGCGATGACATCAAGAGCCAGGTCGGCGCCACCATCACCCACCGGGTGATGGCCAAGCTGTTCGAGGACCGCGGCGTGCAGCTGGACCGCACCATGCAGCTCAACGTGGGCGGCAACATGGACTTCCTCAACATGCTCGAGCGCGAGCGGCTGGAATCCAAGAAGATCTCCAAGACGCAGGCCGTCACCTCCAACCTGCAGCGCGAGTTCAAGACCAAGGATGTGCACATCGGCCCGTCCGACCACGTCGGCTGGCTCGACGACCGCAAGTGGGCCTACGTGCGGCTGGAGGGCCGCGCGTTCGGCGACGTGCCGCTGAACCTGGAGTACAAGCTCGAGGTGTGGGATTCGCCGAACTCGGCCGGTGTCATCATCGACGCGGTGCGGGCGGCCAAGATCGCCAAGGACCGCGGCATTGGCGGCCCGGTGATCCCGGCCTCGGCCTACCTGATGAAGAGCCCGCCGAAGCAGCTGCCCGACGACGTCGCGCGCACCCAGCTCGAAGAGTTCATCATCGAGGGCTGA
- a CDS encoding LLM class flavin-dependent oxidoreductase, translating into MSVQPAAFLRTTLPLDLSRLAELDSGRYHSIWLPDHMVSFWPDSIWTPEFTDLATASPSPHRHLDGLAVAAAAAVLTENVPLVSAVVDTVRRHPSMLAQTALTIDHLAKGRFILGLGSGESENTLPYGFDFSRPVSRFEEALTVIRLLWESDGPVDFDGQFYSLRHARLDTEPYAGRPPQIWIGASGPRMLDIAGRHADGWWPAGAWTPEHYAEMLSAVRASAERAGRDPLAITPCFIQVCLIGEGEDALAEILQAPLVKAFLLQVSAETLRGFGFEHPMGDRWRGFQDIDPTVLTRERILEFLDKARPEMVLAAVPHGTPTEVAKIVKTYVDAGLRVPKILDYGAMAGLRYAEASAANVRAAEDELMRLCGGPA; encoded by the coding sequence ATGAGCGTTCAACCCGCCGCGTTTCTGCGCACGACTCTGCCGCTAGACCTGTCCCGGCTGGCCGAGTTGGACAGCGGCCGGTACCACTCGATCTGGCTGCCCGACCACATGGTCAGCTTCTGGCCCGACTCGATTTGGACCCCGGAGTTCACCGACCTGGCCACGGCGTCCCCGTCGCCGCACCGCCACCTGGACGGCCTTGCGGTGGCCGCCGCGGCCGCCGTCCTGACCGAGAACGTTCCGCTCGTCAGCGCCGTCGTCGACACCGTGCGCCGCCACCCCAGCATGCTGGCCCAGACGGCGCTCACGATCGACCACCTCGCCAAGGGGCGTTTCATCCTGGGCCTGGGCAGCGGCGAGAGCGAGAACACCCTGCCCTACGGCTTCGACTTCTCCCGACCGGTCAGCCGCTTCGAAGAAGCGCTGACGGTGATCCGGCTGCTCTGGGAGAGCGACGGCCCGGTCGATTTCGACGGGCAGTTCTACTCGCTGCGCCATGCCCGGCTGGACACCGAACCCTACGCGGGCCGGCCGCCGCAGATCTGGATCGGCGCCAGCGGCCCGCGGATGCTGGACATCGCCGGCCGGCACGCCGACGGGTGGTGGCCGGCCGGCGCCTGGACGCCGGAGCACTACGCCGAAATGCTGTCCGCGGTGCGGGCATCGGCGGAGCGCGCCGGCCGCGATCCGCTGGCGATCACACCGTGCTTCATCCAGGTCTGCCTGATCGGGGAGGGCGAGGACGCCCTCGCCGAGATCCTGCAAGCACCCCTGGTCAAGGCCTTCCTTCTTCAGGTTTCGGCGGAAACGTTGCGCGGCTTCGGCTTTGAGCATCCCATGGGCGATCGATGGCGCGGATTCCAGGACATCGACCCGACGGTGCTCACCCGCGAGCGCATCCTCGAATTTCTCGACAAAGCGCGACCGGAGATGGTCCTGGCCGCCGTACCGCACGGGACACCGACGGAGGTTGCCAAGATCGTCAAGACATACGTGGATGCCGGACTGCGCGTGCCCAAGATCCTGGATTACGGCGCCATGGCGGGCCTGAGGTACGCCGAGGCTTCGGCGGCCAACGTCCGCGCCGCCGAGGACGAACTGATGCGGCTATGCGGAGGGCCGGCGTGA
- a CDS encoding sulfotransferase, with protein sequence MTTGLDAAQLLADAEGETGLCDYGDPTLPQRFAVAVDHLNGLGMDTSGNRQAAQVCRWLLTSRLEFIEDRNRYPIADEVIEQPMFVTGEPRSGTTLMHALMAVDPRARALRFWEVMYPSPPPGLAGPGDDRRQRADADWREINAKMPKWLHSHPYNDMLGDGLPEDERTWAFDFRVMTPTAWWRVPMQSLVGGLATDAAAQYRLHKAMLQQLQYARPRKYWVLKGFHGFRLKELFDTYPDARILWLHRDPVQVAASRTMMMADIAEGIVGPVDLHAEAKKHLEMTRASIANTMSNPMVDDPRILHVRYADFIADHIGTVRHYYEFCGRELASEAESAMRAYLADNRGDRYGKFTYSTQLLVDIGEDLDALHAEFRPFRERFGVAIENRA encoded by the coding sequence GTGACGACGGGCCTGGACGCAGCCCAGCTGCTCGCGGACGCGGAGGGCGAAACCGGGCTGTGCGACTACGGCGATCCCACGTTGCCGCAACGCTTCGCCGTCGCCGTCGACCACCTGAACGGCCTCGGCATGGACACCAGTGGCAACCGCCAAGCGGCGCAGGTGTGTCGATGGCTGCTGACGTCGCGTCTGGAATTCATCGAAGACCGCAACCGCTACCCGATCGCCGACGAGGTGATCGAGCAGCCGATGTTTGTCACGGGCGAACCCCGTTCCGGGACAACGCTGATGCACGCCCTGATGGCAGTCGATCCGCGGGCGCGGGCGCTGCGCTTCTGGGAAGTGATGTACCCGTCACCGCCGCCGGGTCTGGCCGGTCCCGGCGATGACCGCCGGCAGCGCGCCGACGCCGACTGGCGCGAGATCAACGCCAAGATGCCCAAGTGGCTGCACAGCCACCCCTACAACGACATGCTGGGCGACGGCCTGCCCGAAGACGAGCGCACTTGGGCGTTCGACTTCAGGGTGATGACACCCACCGCCTGGTGGCGCGTGCCGATGCAGTCGCTGGTGGGCGGTTTGGCCACCGATGCCGCGGCGCAATATCGCCTGCACAAGGCCATGCTGCAACAGCTGCAATACGCTCGACCGCGAAAGTATTGGGTGCTCAAGGGGTTTCACGGGTTTCGCCTCAAGGAACTCTTCGACACCTATCCCGACGCACGCATTCTCTGGCTGCACCGCGACCCCGTCCAGGTCGCCGCGTCGCGCACCATGATGATGGCTGACATCGCCGAAGGCATCGTTGGTCCGGTCGACCTGCACGCCGAGGCTAAGAAGCACCTGGAGATGACCCGCGCCAGCATCGCCAATACCATGAGCAATCCCATGGTCGATGATCCGCGGATCCTGCACGTTCGCTACGCGGACTTCATCGCCGACCACATCGGCACCGTGCGGCACTACTACGAGTTCTGCGGTCGCGAGTTGGCGAGCGAAGCCGAATCGGCGATGCGCGCCTACCTGGCAGACAACCGCGGCGACCGCTACGGCAAATTCACCTACTCCACCCAACTGCTGGTCGACATCGGCGAAGACCTCGACGCGCTGCACGCGGAGTTCCGGCCGTTCCGGGAGCGCTTCGGCGTCGCGATCGAAAACCGGGCATGA
- a CDS encoding sugar phosphate isomerase/epimerase has translation MTGPHQRLSVHNVTFYGESLAELEARWAALGVSRLSILDSQLLEPHFPMLLHGNGYAVEAVYHLFAGGALSSDPHTARAALSAVIDAAAAVGVRTVYLLTGGRGDLTWGQAAERFCEMVGPCVMHARTTGVALAIENASVLYADIHIAHTLRDTVTLAEMGDLSVCIDVFHCWAEGDFEAMVQRALPRTALIQLSDYVLGDRALPGRAVPGDGAIPIEAFVAQALAAGYAHGFDLELIGPRIDREGRLESARRACQVVGAMLDRLGT, from the coding sequence GTGACGGGCCCACACCAGCGTCTGTCCGTGCACAACGTCACCTTTTATGGCGAGTCGCTGGCCGAACTGGAAGCGCGTTGGGCGGCGCTCGGCGTCTCCCGGCTGAGCATCCTGGACAGCCAGTTGCTCGAACCGCACTTTCCAATGCTGTTGCACGGCAACGGCTACGCCGTGGAGGCGGTCTACCACCTGTTCGCCGGCGGCGCACTGTCCAGCGACCCGCACACCGCCCGCGCCGCCTTGTCCGCGGTGATCGACGCCGCGGCCGCCGTCGGCGTGCGCACCGTCTACCTGCTCACCGGTGGGCGTGGGGACCTCACCTGGGGACAGGCCGCCGAACGATTCTGCGAGATGGTTGGCCCCTGTGTAATGCACGCGCGGACGACCGGGGTGGCGCTGGCCATCGAGAATGCTTCCGTCCTGTACGCCGACATCCATATCGCCCACACATTGCGAGACACCGTGACGCTGGCCGAGATGGGCGACCTGAGCGTCTGCATCGACGTGTTTCACTGTTGGGCCGAAGGCGATTTCGAGGCGATGGTGCAGCGTGCGCTACCGCGGACGGCGCTCATCCAATTGAGCGACTACGTGCTCGGTGACCGGGCGCTGCCGGGCAGGGCGGTGCCCGGCGACGGCGCGATTCCGATCGAGGCGTTCGTCGCCCAAGCGCTCGCCGCCGGCTACGCGCACGGTTTCGACCTGGAACTGATCGGTCCCCGGATCGACCGCGAGGGGCGCCTGGAATCCGCGCGGCGCGCATGTCAGGTCGTCGGTGCGATGCTCGACAGGCTGGGTACGTGA
- a CDS encoding DUF1214 domain-containing protein, whose amino-acid sequence MAFGDGPDDAALQAAWSEFCARLQQAGEQAFKRANPASGAHRVDAYRFLTQNLGQAFDLALETHDTRYPVLHTFCGPTRKLGGDCADFTYQQAWIDGQSTYRLTGTRGTAPFFNVTVQGPLTPGPGVLHEPFGDTPEANLLGHQLHIGEDGQFELYIGGPERGPNWLPTTAGSRKLFIRQGFDRWDERPAQLRIERIDMDSPKPLPTPGQMVQAMRWAGDFVTGLMADWPEFPFTYGGVDANRPNAFPQVGTTDADNKRGRAAANMYWELAHDEALIVEFAAHDGLWMLTNMGVFFNSMDYLYRPVSYTPSRTKTDADGRVRFVMAHRDPGVHNWLDTQGFRCGNLTYRHMLKGEPAVLHTRVVRHDDVLAALPADTAMVSPAERTAAMWERFHGIRRRYIL is encoded by the coding sequence ATGGCTTTCGGTGACGGTCCCGACGACGCCGCACTGCAGGCGGCCTGGTCCGAATTCTGCGCGCGGCTGCAGCAGGCGGGTGAGCAAGCCTTCAAGCGGGCCAACCCGGCATCCGGCGCGCATCGAGTCGATGCGTACCGGTTTCTCACCCAAAACCTGGGACAGGCCTTCGATCTGGCGCTCGAAACCCACGACACCCGCTACCCGGTGCTGCACACCTTCTGCGGCCCGACCCGCAAGCTGGGCGGCGACTGCGCCGACTTCACCTACCAGCAGGCGTGGATCGACGGTCAGTCGACCTATCGGCTCACCGGCACCCGGGGCACCGCGCCGTTTTTCAACGTCACCGTGCAAGGGCCCCTCACACCGGGTCCGGGCGTGCTGCACGAACCCTTCGGCGACACGCCGGAAGCCAATCTGCTCGGCCATCAGCTCCACATCGGCGAAGACGGGCAATTCGAGCTCTACATCGGCGGACCCGAGCGCGGGCCGAACTGGCTGCCCACCACCGCCGGGTCACGCAAGCTGTTCATCCGCCAAGGGTTCGACCGCTGGGACGAGCGGCCCGCGCAGCTTCGCATCGAGCGGATCGACATGGACTCCCCCAAGCCGTTGCCAACGCCGGGCCAGATGGTCCAGGCGATGCGCTGGGCCGGAGATTTCGTCACCGGCCTGATGGCCGACTGGCCCGAGTTTCCCTTCACCTACGGCGGCGTCGACGCCAACCGCCCCAACGCCTTCCCCCAGGTCGGTACGACGGACGCCGACAACAAGCGCGGCCGGGCCGCCGCCAACATGTATTGGGAACTCGCGCACGACGAGGCACTGATCGTCGAATTCGCTGCCCACGACGGGCTGTGGATGTTGACGAACATGGGTGTCTTCTTCAACAGCATGGATTACCTGTACCGGCCGGTGAGTTACACGCCCAGCCGCACGAAGACCGACGCGGACGGCCGCGTTCGTTTCGTCATGGCTCATCGCGATCCGGGCGTGCACAACTGGCTTGACACCCAGGGCTTCCGGTGCGGCAACCTGACGTACCGGCACATGCTCAAGGGCGAGCCCGCGGTCCTGCACACCCGGGTCGTCAGGCATGACGACGTGCTGGCCGCCCTGCCGGCAGACACCGCCATGGTGAGCCCCGCGGAACGCACCGCCGCGATGTGGGAGCGCTTCCACGGCATTCGCCGTCGTTACATCCTCTAG
- a CDS encoding alpha/beta fold hydrolase, whose product MAEISEDELEGLSEFSLLSENAEQAGVTGPLPDVRRVEAGAGEGKISALRWGGSPPRIVFLHGGGQNAHTWDTVVVGLGEPALAVDLPGHGHSGWREDGDYSPQLNADALVPALREHAPTADLVVGMSLGGLTAIRLAAVAPDLVSELVLIDVTPSALQRHSEMTKEQQGTVALMHGEREFPSFGAMLDLTIAAAPHREVKALRRGVFHNSRRLDNGNWTWRYDAIRKFPDFDVLWDDVDRLSAPITLIRGGKSGFVSDEDAAELSRRTRHFRTAHVVENAGHSVQSDQPLALIDLLRGVLDARTG is encoded by the coding sequence GTGGCCGAAATCTCCGAAGACGAACTTGAGGGTCTGTCCGAGTTCTCGCTGCTGTCCGAGAACGCCGAGCAGGCCGGCGTCACCGGTCCGCTGCCCGACGTGCGGCGCGTCGAGGCGGGCGCGGGTGAGGGCAAGATCAGCGCGCTGCGCTGGGGCGGCAGTCCCCCGCGGATCGTTTTCCTGCACGGCGGCGGGCAGAACGCACACACCTGGGACACCGTCGTCGTCGGCCTCGGCGAGCCCGCACTGGCCGTCGACCTTCCAGGGCACGGCCATTCGGGATGGCGCGAGGACGGCGACTACTCGCCGCAGCTGAATGCCGACGCCCTGGTGCCGGCGCTGCGCGAGCACGCGCCCACCGCCGATCTCGTCGTGGGCATGTCGCTGGGCGGGTTGACCGCGATACGGCTGGCCGCCGTGGCGCCCGACCTCGTCAGCGAACTCGTCCTGATCGACGTCACCCCCTCGGCGCTGCAACGGCACTCGGAGATGACCAAGGAACAGCAGGGCACGGTGGCGCTGATGCACGGGGAGCGCGAATTCCCCAGCTTCGGGGCCATGCTGGACCTGACGATCGCCGCGGCGCCGCACCGCGAGGTCAAGGCGCTGCGCCGCGGCGTGTTTCACAACTCGCGCCGGCTGGACAACGGCAACTGGACCTGGCGCTACGACGCCATCCGCAAGTTCCCCGACTTCGACGTCCTATGGGACGACGTGGACAGGCTGTCCGCACCTATCACCCTCATCCGCGGTGGCAAATCGGGATTCGTCAGTGACGAAGACGCGGCCGAATTAAGCCGTCGTACAAGGCATTTCCGCACCGCCCACGTCGTCGAGAATGCCGGGCATTCGGTTCAGAGCGACCAGCCGCTCGCCCTGATCGACCTGCTGCGCGGCGTGCTCGACGCGCGCACTGGATGA
- a CDS encoding NAD-dependent epimerase/dehydratase family protein, translating to MRIAVTGGTGYLGAHMVRALLQSGHQVRLLVAPDDPATVVERLRTLGPLTVVVGDVRAAATISELLGGVEAVVHAAGVVGTDERRAQAMWDINAFAAESIMARAVDIGLDPVVLVSSYSALFPPPDGVISPDSPTAPGRSAYAKTKGYADRVARRLQEAGAPIVVTFPSSVVGSPFGTPPGVTERGWAPIVRWRVAPKLNGGMQMIDVRDVADVHVRIMEPGRGPRRYVCGGQMIAFNAMIDALEEGLGRRVRRIPMSPSVFRAMGRLADVLGHYVPLGDGLGYEAALLLTAAVPTDDSKTLRELGISWRSPVAAIVESLRAGPW from the coding sequence ATGCGCATCGCCGTGACCGGCGGAACCGGCTACCTCGGCGCGCATATGGTGCGCGCGCTGCTTCAAAGCGGCCATCAGGTACGGCTTTTGGTGGCGCCGGACGATCCGGCAACCGTGGTAGAGCGGTTGCGAACGCTTGGTCCCCTGACTGTGGTGGTCGGCGACGTGCGGGCCGCGGCCACCATTAGCGAACTGCTCGGCGGCGTCGAGGCGGTGGTGCATGCCGCCGGAGTCGTCGGTACCGACGAACGCCGCGCGCAGGCGATGTGGGACATCAACGCCTTTGCGGCCGAGTCGATTATGGCCCGCGCAGTCGATATCGGGCTCGACCCGGTCGTGCTGGTGAGTAGCTACAGCGCGCTGTTCCCGCCACCGGACGGTGTCATTTCGCCCGACTCGCCGACGGCGCCGGGCCGCAGCGCGTATGCCAAGACCAAGGGATACGCGGACCGTGTCGCGCGGCGGCTGCAGGAGGCTGGGGCGCCGATCGTGGTGACCTTTCCATCGAGTGTCGTTGGATCGCCGTTCGGTACGCCACCCGGCGTCACCGAGCGTGGCTGGGCGCCGATCGTGCGTTGGAGGGTGGCTCCCAAGCTGAACGGCGGTATGCAGATGATCGACGTGCGCGACGTCGCCGATGTGCATGTGCGGATCATGGAGCCCGGCCGTGGCCCACGCCGATACGTTTGCGGGGGCCAAATGATTGCCTTCAACGCCATGATCGATGCGCTGGAAGAGGGGCTGGGGCGACGGGTGCGGCGCATCCCGATGTCGCCGAGCGTATTCCGCGCTATGGGCCGCCTCGCCGATGTTCTCGGCCACTATGTTCCGCTGGGTGACGGGCTCGGCTACGAAGCGGCGCTGCTGCTCACCGCTGCCGTACCGACCGACGACAGCAAGACGTTGCGGGAGTTGGGCATCAGCTGGCGGTCTCCCGTGGCGGCCATCGTCGAGTCATTGCGAGCGGGGCCGTGGTGA
- a CDS encoding LLM class F420-dependent oxidoreductase produces MKPDFPIRIGVQLQPQHAPQYGQIRDAVRRCEDVGVDIAFNWDHFFPLYGDPDGAHFECWTMLGAWAEQTSRIQIGALVTCNSYRNPELLADMARTVDHISAGRLVLGIGSGWKQKDYDEYGYEFGTAGSRLDDLAGALPRITARLAKLNPPPTRDIPILIGGGGERKTLRLVAEYADMWHSFTSADEFPAKSEVLARHCADVSRDPASIERSAAVPDRGGLVDNAKRLVGLGVTLLTVACDGPDYDLGAAEALCRWRDSR; encoded by the coding sequence ATGAAACCTGACTTCCCCATCCGCATCGGTGTGCAATTGCAGCCTCAGCACGCGCCGCAGTACGGCCAAATCCGTGACGCCGTGCGCCGGTGTGAGGACGTCGGCGTCGACATCGCCTTCAATTGGGACCACTTCTTCCCCCTCTACGGCGACCCCGACGGCGCGCACTTCGAATGCTGGACCATGCTCGGGGCGTGGGCCGAACAGACATCGCGCATCCAGATCGGCGCGCTGGTCACGTGTAACTCCTACCGGAACCCCGAACTGCTGGCCGACATGGCGCGCACCGTCGACCACATCTCTGCCGGCCGGCTCGTGTTGGGGATCGGCTCGGGCTGGAAGCAGAAGGACTACGACGAGTACGGCTACGAATTCGGCACCGCGGGAAGCCGCCTCGATGACCTCGCCGGCGCGCTCCCCCGGATCACGGCGCGGCTGGCCAAGCTCAATCCGCCGCCGACGCGCGATATCCCGATCCTGATCGGCGGAGGCGGTGAGCGCAAGACGCTGCGACTGGTCGCCGAGTACGCCGACATGTGGCACAGCTTTACCTCCGCCGACGAATTCCCGGCGAAGTCCGAAGTCCTGGCGCGGCACTGCGCCGACGTCAGTCGGGACCCGGCGAGCATCGAACGCTCGGCCGCCGTGCCGGACCGCGGCGGGCTGGTCGACAACGCCAAGAGGCTCGTCGGCCTCGGCGTGACGCTGCTGACGGTGGCCTGCGACGGTCCGGATTACGACCTGGGTGCCGCGGAAGCGCTGTGCCGGTGGCGCGATAGTCGTTAG
- a CDS encoding GntR family transcriptional regulator: MPKKYGVKEKDLVVSHILNLLLTGKLRTGDRVDRNEIALGLGLSRVPIQEALVQLEHDGIVSTRYHRGAFVERFDEATVLEHHELEGLLNGIPSARAATSPTPRILGQLDALMRSLRTAKDARAFCDIAAEYRRTINDEYAGPRLHATIRASQNLIPRMFWLIYHGSREEMLPFYEDETAAIHRRDPEAARAACVGRSYLMAQTMLAELARRRVFTAPDDAHPDMSQPLEALADAGSVGVEPSLAF, from the coding sequence ATGCCGAAGAAATACGGGGTCAAGGAAAAAGACCTGGTTGTTTCGCACATCCTTAACCTCTTGCTGACGGGGAAGTTGCGCACCGGAGACCGCGTCGATCGCAACGAGATCGCGCTGGGGCTCGGGCTAAGCCGAGTCCCCATTCAAGAGGCGTTGGTGCAACTCGAACACGACGGCATTGTCTCCACCCGCTATCACCGTGGGGCGTTCGTCGAGCGATTCGACGAAGCCACCGTCCTCGAGCATCACGAGCTCGAGGGACTGCTCAACGGCATCCCGTCCGCTCGCGCGGCCACCAGTCCCACCCCGCGCATCCTGGGGCAACTCGACGCCCTGATGCGATCGCTGCGCACCGCCAAGGACGCGCGGGCCTTTTGCGACATCGCCGCCGAGTACCGGCGAACCATCAACGACGAATACGCCGGACCCCGGTTGCATGCCACGATTCGCGCCTCGCAGAACCTCATCCCCCGAATGTTCTGGCTGATTTACCACGGCAGCCGCGAAGAGATGCTGCCGTTCTACGAAGACGAGACCGCTGCGATCCACCGGCGCGATCCGGAGGCCGCCCGCGCCGCGTGCGTCGGCCGCTCCTACCTGATGGCGCAGACCATGCTGGCCGAACTTGCCCGGCGCAGGGTGTTCACCGCGCCCGACGACGCGCATCCGGACATGTCGCAACCGCTCGAAGCGCTCGCCGACGCCGGATCCGTGGGCGTCGAGCCGTCGCTGGCGTTCTAG